The genomic DNA CTTCGCGGGATGGAAAAGTTTGGTATCTGGTCAGACAAGAGATTATGTTGGTGAAGGATCTAAAGCTGGTTTCTCCACGCATAGTCACGGCTAGCCCCGTACCAGAAACACGTGTGGGGCGATTTGGATACAAAGTCACATTCGAGCTGTCGAGCAAAGATGCAGAGGTGTTCAAGCGAATCACACAACAGTTAGTTGTTCCGGAGTCTGCGGTGGGTACCGCTCCATCTCGAGAAAAGAGACTCGCCATAGTGCTGGACGACGTCGTTCAATTTGCAGGTTACGTCATCTCGGTCATACCAGACGGCAAGGCAGAGATCACGGGAAACTTCTCGCTCGAAGAAGCCCAGCAACTTGCCGCGATACTCAGGAGTGGCGCGTTGCCAGCCAGACTGGAAAAAGTGTCTGCTGGATGGGTTGCGCCGTTGTTGGGATCAGATATCGTTCGAACTTCACTCATGGCAGGTGTAATAGGCCTCATTCTGGTCATGATCTACATGGTTATCTTCTATGGCGTGCAAGGTGTGGTGGCAGACATCGCCCTTGTCTACAACACAATCCTTTTGTTTGGTGTTTTGGCGGCAACCCGTTCTATCCTCACGTTACCGGGTATCGCAGGTATTCTCTTCACGATAGGTACCACTGTGGATGGGAACATCATCATCGCTGAAAGAATAAAGGAGGAGCTCAAAGCTGGCAAGTCCGTCAAGGCGGCCATCATGGCGGGGTTCGATAGGAGCTTTTTCACGTTGTTCGATGCTAACCTCACCACGATCATCGCTGGTTTGGTGCTCTACTATTTTGGCACAGGTACTGTGAAAGGTTTCGCAACAACCCTTATCATTGGTGTCATAGGTAGCTTCTTCGTGAACATGGTCTTGTCCAGGTTGCTCACCGACGCGTTTCACTCCCTCATACGTATCCCTAAAGCTGCGGAAAGG from Pseudothermotoga sp. includes the following:
- the secD gene encoding protein translocase subunit SecD is translated as MKAERVRLVVVLAVFVLAVVALLWPSPDQNYKGLAKLFQRVRLGLDIRGGARLEYRVDVEPGVENPSQVVDDVWTVLRNRLDSAGYTEATLRKSFRENHSFIVVEIPAATDTTSAEKLLGSIGVMYFGQVLDESAIDPSTDPRLMDLARIKRAQWLPSRDGKVWYLVRQEIMLVKDLKLVSPRIVTASPVPETRVGRFGYKVTFELSSKDAEVFKRITQQLVVPESAVGTAPSREKRLAIVLDDVVQFAGYVISVIPDGKAEITGNFSLEEAQQLAAILRSGALPARLEKVSAGWVAPLLGSDIVRTSLMAGVIGLILVMIYMVIFYGVQGVVADIALVYNTILLFGVLAATRSILTLPGIAGILFTIGTTVDGNIIIAERIKEELKAGKSVKAAIMAGFDRSFFTLFDANLTTIIAGLVLYYFGTGTVKGFATTLIIGVIGSFFVNMVLSRLLTDAFHSLIRIPKAAERGVES